A single region of the Nicotiana sylvestris chromosome 6, ASM39365v2, whole genome shotgun sequence genome encodes:
- the LOC138870719 gene encoding uncharacterized protein produces the protein MAGQELDASIIDPPREVDESETGLKEELHKLKHQMAKMYQGTTSQTIQAPPAKATTCPPLPATPVFIALLPATLHRSSSEPLFQNQDNQYYPPELTFKVRDHYSYTPHFELPVETEKPPKNTEQEEIFRKVKSLEQSLRTMQGLGGQVSVAYKDLCLFPDVQLPVGFKMPKFDLYDEHGDLVAHLRGFCSKMRGAGRKDELLMAYFSQSLSDAALEWYTRQDNSRWYTWDDLAQAFAPHFQYNIEIIPDRLSLTKIEKNPSESFREYGFRWRKHASRINPPMEEDEMVEYFLQALKPTYFGHLISTIGKSFNEVVKIGGMVEEGLKSSKIMSYSAIKATTQAIQNGTGGVLGKKKKEDVAMVVSGSWHGSGGSPHHYTQPQTYTPTPYNPSEPYFPPPEP, from the exons atggctggccAAGAACTGGACGCAAGTATTATTGATCCACCGAGAGAGGTGGACGAGTCTGAGACTGGTCTGAAAGAGGAGTTACATAAGTTGAAGCACCAAATGGCCAAAATGTACCAG ggcaccacttcccaaaccatcCAAGCTCCACCAGCCAAAGCAACCACATGCCCCCCTCTGCCAGCTACCCCTGTCTTCATAGCACTTCTACCAGCTACACTCCATCGATCTTCCAGTGAGCCGTTATTCCAGAACCAAGATAATCAGTACTATCCACCAGAGCTTACCTTCAAAGTCCGAGATCActactcctacactcctcattttgaacTCCCTGTCGAGACTGAAAAGCCACCCAAAAATACGGAGCAAGAGGAGATATTTAGGAAGGTAAAGAGCCTGGAGCAGTCACTGAGAACTATGCAAGGGTTAGGGGGCCAAGTGAGTGTGGCGTACAAGGATCTGTGTTTGTTTCCTGACGTCCAGCTACCTGTTggattcaaaatgcccaaatttgatttgtatgatgaGCATGGAGACCTCGTGGCTCACttgagaggattttgtagcaagatgaggggagctggtAGGAAAGATGaactgttgatggcatatttcagccaaagtctgagcgatgcagcattggagtggtatacccgccaagacaaTAGTCgttggtacacttgggatgatctagcccaagCTTTTGCTCCACATTTCCAATATAACATAGAGATTATCCCAGACCGCTTGTCTTTGACAAAGATAGAGAAAAATCCCagtgagagtttcagggagtatggtttccGTTGGAGAAAACATGCATCACGAATCAACCCTCCAATGGAGGAAGATGAAATGGTGGAATACTTTCTTCAAGCCTTGaagcctacttactttggtcatctgaTCTCGACCataggtaagtctttcaatgaagtggtaaaaataggaggaatggtagaggaaggactcaaatcaagcaagatcatgagctactcTGCCATCAAAGCAACTACGCAGGCAATCCAGAATGGCACAGGGGGCGTGttggggaaaaagaagaaagaagatgtcgcTATGGTCGTTTCAGGATCATGGCATGGCTCAGGGGGCTCTCCTCACCACTACACCCAGCCTCAAACCTATACCCCAACTCCATATAATCCATCCGAACCCTACTTCCCACCACCAGAGCCTTAG